The following proteins are encoded in a genomic region of Thiomonas sp. X19:
- a CDS encoding sensor histidine kinase KdpD → MAYAPAAVSCYDAVAPHHAGKLRLRHGLRRMAEGGAAVEASDAQAACLTAHRLQQACRAARTRDGRGQLMPRRARRPWHPTRANPRADALRHQPAVLHGARGAVVVLGLEPMAGQACWWVVDAGPGLDTQQQAQLFQRHVPQGTQPGRTAGFGLGLYFVRLVAEKHGGSVGVQSAPGQGASFWMTLPLEPG, encoded by the coding sequence GTGGCTTACGCGCCTGCGGCGGTGAGTTGCTACGACGCCGTGGCGCCGCATCACGCCGGCAAATTGCGACTGCGCCACGGTCTGCGCCGCATGGCCGAGGGTGGTGCCGCGGTCGAGGCCAGCGATGCCCAGGCCGCATGCCTGACGGCGCATCGGCTGCAGCAGGCGTGCCGCGCAGCGCGGACAAGGGATGGCCGGGGCCAACTGATGCCTCGTCGCGCACGCAGGCCCTGGCATCCGACCCGTGCGAACCCGCGCGCCGACGCGTTGCGACATCAACCTGCTGTGCTGCACGGCGCCCGCGGCGCCGTGGTCGTGCTCGGTTTGGAGCCCATGGCGGGCCAGGCGTGCTGGTGGGTGGTCGACGCCGGGCCGGGCCTGGATACGCAGCAACAGGCGCAACTCTTTCAGCGCCATGTGCCCCAGGGCACGCAGCCCGGCCGCACCGCCGGCTTCGGCCTGGGCCTGTATTTCGTGCGTCTGGTGGCGGAGAAGCACGGCGGCAGCGTGGGCGTGCAGTCAGCCCCGGGGCAAGGCGCCAGCTTCTGGATGACGTTGCCCTTGGAGCCAGGCTGA
- a CDS encoding HugZ family protein yields the protein MHDLGLEARQFVRAHPNGVLSTLSKRLGGMPFGSIAPFMLDHQGRPVILISTLAEHTKNLDADPRASIIAHPCADDAQAAGRVTLVGRASRLADKDAPGSRYLRYLPEADGYFGMHDFFFYRIEVEAVRFIGGFGKIHWIAPADFAPPANSLEQAEPGILAHMNADHVHNLRAYCAHLHGVQAQEVSMVGVDTDGFDLRADGRLLRIDFAAPVHNAGEVREALVALAQQCREQA from the coding sequence ATGCACGATCTCGGCCTCGAAGCCCGCCAATTCGTCCGCGCCCATCCCAACGGCGTGCTGTCCACCTTGTCGAAACGCCTCGGCGGCATGCCCTTCGGCTCGATCGCGCCGTTCATGCTCGACCACCAGGGTCGGCCGGTGATTTTGATTTCAACCCTGGCCGAGCACACCAAGAACCTGGACGCCGACCCGCGCGCCAGCATCATCGCCCACCCCTGCGCCGACGATGCGCAGGCGGCGGGGCGCGTCACCCTCGTCGGCCGTGCGAGCCGCCTGGCGGACAAGGATGCGCCGGGCTCGCGCTATCTGCGCTACCTGCCCGAGGCCGATGGCTACTTCGGCATGCACGATTTTTTCTTCTACCGCATCGAGGTGGAAGCGGTGCGCTTCATCGGCGGCTTCGGCAAGATCCACTGGATCGCTCCGGCCGATTTCGCCCCTCCGGCCAACAGCCTGGAGCAGGCCGAGCCCGGCATCCTCGCCCACATGAACGCTGACCATGTGCACAACCTGAGGGCCTACTGCGCCCATCTCCACGGCGTGCAGGCGCAGGAGGTAAGCATGGTCGGGGTGGACACCGACGGCTTCGACCTGCGCGCCGACGGCCGGCTGCTGCGCATCGATTTCGCCGCGCCGGTGCACAACGCGGGCGAGGTGCGCGAGGCGCTGGTGGCGCTGGCCCAGCAGTGCCGCGAACAGGCCTGA
- a CDS encoding CBS domain-containing protein codes for MTIYRSLHASILPAQTRFSEVDLGRPAHVDMDAPATAVMTDLRRVSAVTISPDATVDLAQQRMIHARVRLLLVVDANDDVLGIITARDLLGEKPIRVAVSDGTPRDAVLVERVMVPREQIQVLDYNEVQHSSVGDVVMTLRASGRQHALVLERGHVPTIRGIFSTTQIGRQLGFPIEPTERPQSFAEVEHLLAAS; via the coding sequence ATGACGATATATCGCAGCCTGCATGCCAGCATCTTGCCGGCACAGACACGTTTCAGTGAAGTCGATCTCGGCCGCCCTGCCCATGTCGACATGGACGCCCCAGCCACGGCGGTGATGACCGATCTGCGGCGCGTCAGCGCAGTCACCATCAGCCCGGACGCCACCGTGGACCTGGCGCAACAACGCATGATCCACGCCCGCGTGCGGCTGTTGCTGGTGGTGGATGCGAACGATGATGTGCTGGGGATCATCACCGCGCGCGACCTGCTCGGCGAAAAACCCATCCGCGTCGCGGTGAGCGATGGCACGCCGCGTGATGCGGTGCTGGTGGAACGGGTGATGGTGCCGCGCGAGCAGATTCAGGTGCTCGACTACAACGAGGTGCAGCATTCCAGCGTTGGCGATGTGGTGATGACCCTGCGCGCCAGTGGCCGCCAGCATGCTCTGGTGCTCGAGCGCGGCCATGTGCCGACCATCCGCGGCATTTTTTCGACCACGCAAATTGGCCGTCAGCTCGGCTTTCCGATCGAGCCGACCGAGCGCCCGCAGAGCTTCGCCGAGGTTGAGCACTTGCTGGCCGCGAGCTGA
- a CDS encoding DUF3563 family protein, with amino-acid sequence MNKLLGQLKAMFSASHGSRNGDEAYLEQATDIYDLERRMSEIEHRQGGAFSANIGPLGALANHWSALW; translated from the coding sequence ATGAACAAACTCTTGGGCCAACTCAAGGCCATGTTTTCCGCCAGTCACGGCTCGCGCAACGGCGATGAAGCCTATCTCGAGCAAGCCACCGACATTTACGACCTGGAGCGGCGCATGAGCGAGATCGAACACCGTCAAGGTGGCGCTTTCTCAGCGAACATCGGTCCCCTTGGTGCACTCGCCAACCACTGGAGCGCGCTGTGGTAG
- a CDS encoding heme-degrading domain-containing protein, with protein MDVKQELDRVAAQETELACEPVGADAAWRLGSLLREAALERCAALAIEVRLGGKTVFFSSMAGATPANADWVRRKRNTVELQARSSYAVGLALGIEGSTLQDKMGLPLRDYASHGGSFPLRSRSGLLWGAVTVSGLPQREDHELVAAVLAKWLRELA; from the coding sequence TTGGACGTCAAACAGGAACTGGATCGGGTCGCAGCCCAGGAGACGGAGCTGGCGTGCGAACCCGTCGGCGCGGATGCCGCCTGGCGCCTGGGCTCGTTGCTGCGCGAGGCAGCGCTCGAGCGTTGCGCCGCCCTGGCCATCGAGGTGCGCCTGGGTGGGAAGACGGTGTTCTTCTCGTCGATGGCCGGGGCCACGCCCGCCAACGCCGACTGGGTGCGGCGCAAGCGCAACACCGTCGAGTTGCAGGCGCGCAGTTCGTACGCGGTGGGTCTTGCGCTGGGCATCGAGGGCAGCACGCTGCAGGACAAGATGGGTCTGCCACTGCGCGATTACGCGTCGCATGGCGGCAGCTTTCCGCTGCGCAGCCGCAGCGGGCTGCTATGGGGTGCGGTCACCGTGTCCGGGCTGCCGCAGCGGGAAGATCACGAACTGGTTGCCGCAGTCCTCGCGAAGTGGCTGCGGGAACTGGCGTGA
- a CDS encoding ABC transporter substrate-binding protein has translation MTLLQTLLRKVLPAAGLLTLALHPIPSFAQVTLGVSDWPGWVAWYVAEKEGYFKKYGADVKLVWFPDYMTSVNALSAGQIDANCQALIDTLSPVEKKVPAKVILVTDNSAGNDALMVRNSIKTFPELKGKTVGVEIGSIENYLAATALKMHGMGEKDVNFVNMSTGDAAAALIAGKVPAAGVWNPWIERIQQHKAGHPLFTSKSAPGLIPDVVYARDAALAAHRKDFVGMTKAWFAAVKFIEANPMKAAEIMAPHVGLKPQEYALSLAGTKLFGAKLNLEAMGKSTAPVSLYVSTAATGDFLVSQKAITATPDPAGFIDAGIVKAAMKP, from the coding sequence ATGACCCTGTTGCAAACCCTGTTGCGCAAAGTTCTGCCTGCCGCTGGCTTATTGACGCTGGCCTTGCACCCGATTCCCTCGTTTGCCCAAGTGACCTTGGGCGTGTCCGACTGGCCGGGCTGGGTGGCCTGGTACGTGGCGGAGAAAGAGGGCTACTTCAAGAAATACGGTGCTGACGTCAAACTGGTCTGGTTTCCGGACTACATGACCTCGGTCAACGCCTTGTCGGCCGGCCAGATCGATGCCAATTGCCAGGCCTTGATCGACACGCTCTCGCCGGTGGAGAAGAAGGTGCCGGCCAAGGTGATTCTGGTCACCGACAACTCGGCCGGAAATGACGCGCTGATGGTGAGAAACAGCATCAAGACCTTCCCTGAACTCAAGGGCAAGACGGTGGGCGTGGAGATCGGCTCGATCGAGAATTACCTCGCCGCCACTGCGCTGAAAATGCACGGCATGGGCGAGAAGGACGTGAACTTCGTCAATATGTCCACCGGGGACGCGGCGGCGGCGCTCATTGCCGGCAAGGTGCCAGCCGCCGGGGTGTGGAACCCCTGGATTGAGCGCATCCAGCAACACAAGGCGGGCCATCCCCTGTTCACCAGCAAGTCCGCCCCTGGCCTGATTCCAGACGTGGTGTATGCCCGCGACGCCGCGCTGGCCGCGCACCGGAAGGACTTCGTCGGCATGACCAAGGCCTGGTTCGCGGCGGTGAAGTTCATCGAAGCCAACCCGATGAAAGCGGCCGAGATCATGGCGCCTCACGTCGGCCTCAAGCCGCAGGAATACGCCCTCAGCCTGGCCGGCACCAAGCTGTTCGGCGCCAAGCTCAATCTGGAGGCCATGGGCAAGAGCACGGCGCCGGTGTCGCTGTATGTGAGCACGGCCGCCACGGGTGACTTTCTCGTGAGCCAGAAGGCCATCACCGCGACCCCCGATCCGGCCGGCTTCATCGACGCCGGCATCGTGAAAGCCGCGATGAAGCCGTGA
- a CDS encoding ABC transporter permease yields MSAQPLDASSSLPLAKSQTPRTSRRCRDGLRIRAAIPNWAYVALSVSGFLLPLIVWQVVAASGWVGSLFLPSPLDVVHSFSDWLHDGLSNDTFISIYRVVMGFLLAAIIGVPLGLYIGAYKWFEALLQPVNDFVRYMPASAFIPLVLLWVGIGEGSKIAIIFIGVIFQIIVMVADAVRRVPENYLEVAYTMGARQGEVLSLVIWRGILPELLDILRINMGWAWTYLVVAEMVAANSGLGFQILQSQRFLNTPKIFVGIFIIGLIGLLFDLAFRWAYRLAFPWKRV; encoded by the coding sequence ATGAGCGCACAACCTCTGGACGCCAGCAGTTCCCTGCCGCTTGCCAAGTCGCAAACACCGCGCACCAGCCGGCGCTGCAGGGATGGCCTGCGCATCCGCGCGGCCATTCCCAACTGGGCCTACGTCGCCTTGTCGGTCAGCGGATTTTTACTGCCGCTCATCGTCTGGCAAGTGGTGGCCGCAAGCGGCTGGGTGGGTTCGCTGTTCCTGCCCTCGCCGCTGGACGTGGTGCACAGCTTCAGCGACTGGCTGCACGACGGCCTGTCAAACGATACCTTTATCAGCATCTACCGCGTGGTCATGGGCTTCTTGCTCGCGGCCATCATCGGAGTGCCGCTGGGCCTTTACATCGGCGCCTACAAATGGTTCGAGGCGCTGCTGCAGCCGGTCAACGACTTCGTGCGCTACATGCCGGCCTCGGCCTTCATCCCGCTGGTGCTGCTGTGGGTGGGCATCGGCGAAGGCTCGAAGATCGCCATCATTTTCATCGGCGTGATTTTCCAGATCATCGTCATGGTGGCCGACGCCGTGCGGCGCGTTCCCGAGAACTATCTGGAAGTGGCCTACACCATGGGCGCGCGCCAGGGCGAGGTGCTGAGCCTGGTGATCTGGCGCGGCATCCTGCCCGAGTTGCTCGACATCCTGCGCATCAACATGGGCTGGGCCTGGACCTATCTGGTGGTGGCCGAGATGGTGGCGGCCAACAGCGGCCTGGGCTTCCAGATTCTGCAAAGCCAGCGCTTCCTCAACACGCCAAAAATCTTTGTCGGCATTTTCATCATCGGGCTCATCGGCCTGCTGTTCGACCTGGCATTCCGCTGGGCCTACCGCCTGGCTTTCCCCTGGAAGCGCGTTTGA
- a CDS encoding ABC transporter ATP-binding protein, giving the protein MTQSEVHFEAVSKSFARRKEQPLLVLDRVSLRVAPGEFLVLVGASGCGKSTLLRILAGLESYDGGSVILDGQPIRGPGSDRAMVFQHYSLYPWLTVKDNIRFSRQLRVVRDNLTSNDVEVASGRSDALLQLMGLAHAADYYPNQLSGGMQQRVAIARALMNRPKLLLMDEPFGALDAQTREVMHDLIRHVHQLEGTTIVFVTHDVDEALYLGDRVVVMAPRPGRIDSMVGAPFGRRRDQELKAAPEFLALKRQILQRIRETSGMKTDLDQLDQLSKHLEATAEGRSSADSRPLGGQV; this is encoded by the coding sequence ATGACGCAATCCGAAGTGCATTTCGAGGCCGTGAGCAAGAGTTTTGCGCGCCGCAAGGAGCAGCCCCTGCTGGTGCTGGACCGCGTGTCGCTGCGCGTCGCACCGGGTGAGTTTCTAGTGCTGGTGGGGGCTTCGGGCTGCGGCAAGTCCACCCTGCTGCGCATCCTCGCCGGGCTGGAGAGCTACGACGGCGGCAGCGTCATCCTCGACGGCCAGCCCATTCGCGGCCCAGGCTCGGACCGCGCCATGGTGTTCCAGCACTACAGCCTCTACCCCTGGCTGACGGTGAAGGACAACATCCGCTTCAGCCGCCAGCTCAGGGTGGTGCGCGACAACCTCACCAGCAACGACGTGGAGGTGGCTTCCGGCCGCTCCGACGCCTTGCTCCAGCTCATGGGCCTGGCGCATGCCGCGGACTACTACCCCAACCAGCTCTCGGGCGGCATGCAGCAGCGCGTGGCCATCGCCCGCGCGCTGATGAACCGCCCCAAGCTGCTGCTGATGGACGAGCCCTTCGGCGCGCTCGATGCGCAGACGCGCGAGGTGATGCACGACCTCATCCGCCATGTGCATCAGCTCGAAGGCACGACCATCGTCTTCGTCACCCACGACGTGGACGAGGCGCTGTACCTGGGCGACCGCGTGGTGGTCATGGCGCCCCGCCCCGGGCGCATCGACAGCATGGTGGGCGCTCCCTTCGGCAGGCGGCGCGACCAGGAGCTGAAGGCGGCGCCCGAGTTCCTCGCCCTCAAGCGCCAGATCCTGCAGCGCATTCGCGAAACCTCGGGCATGAAGACGGATCTCGATCAGCTCGATCAGCTCAGCAAGCATCTCGAAGCCACGGCCGAGGGGCGTTCCTCGGCGGACTCGCGCCCCCTCGGAGGGCAGGTGTGA
- a CDS encoding urea amidolyase associated protein UAAP1 translates to MTQSVNPVPPETLLWEELLPGGCHWSGLMRRGTALRLTDTGGRANLAALFYRADEKLERYNMPDTLKAQHTAMLTQGHALYSDMGRVMCSITADLCGWHDTLGGLSTDAGIQARYGNTSYQTHRNAMHRSAEDGLLIELGKYGLGRKDLVPNVNWFSKVAADADGRLHFDTAHGRAGAWLDLRFDMDVLAVFSAAPHPLDPRPDYAPSDINLSAWRCGPADAGDVCRNACAENQRGFYRTDLLVR, encoded by the coding sequence ATGACGCAGAGCGTCAACCCCGTTCCCCCGGAAACCCTGCTCTGGGAGGAGCTTTTGCCGGGCGGTTGCCACTGGTCCGGGCTGATGCGGCGCGGCACCGCGCTGCGCCTCACCGACACCGGCGGGCGCGCCAACCTCGCGGCCCTGTTCTACCGCGCCGACGAGAAGCTCGAGCGCTACAACATGCCCGACACCCTCAAGGCGCAGCACACCGCGATGCTGACGCAGGGGCACGCGCTGTATTCCGACATGGGCCGGGTGATGTGCTCCATCACGGCGGATCTCTGCGGCTGGCACGACACCCTCGGCGGCCTGTCCACCGATGCCGGCATCCAGGCCCGGTACGGAAACACCAGCTACCAGACCCACCGCAACGCGATGCACCGCAGCGCCGAGGACGGCCTGCTGATCGAACTCGGCAAGTACGGCCTGGGGCGCAAGGACCTGGTGCCCAACGTCAACTGGTTCAGCAAGGTCGCGGCCGACGCCGACGGCAGGCTGCACTTCGACACCGCCCACGGACGCGCAGGCGCGTGGCTCGACCTGCGCTTCGACATGGACGTGCTGGCGGTGTTCTCCGCCGCGCCGCACCCGCTGGACCCGCGGCCCGACTACGCGCCCAGCGACATCAACCTCAGCGCCTGGCGCTGCGGCCCGGCCGATGCCGGCGACGTCTGCCGCAATGCCTGCGCCGAGAACCAGCGCGGCTTCTACCGCACCGACCTGCTGGTCCGCTGA
- a CDS encoding urea amidolyase associated protein UAAP2: MSSFHLVESPLDPGTAVYDHVLPAGGGWLHPIRAGQTFRILDLEGNQAVDTLFYNAHDVTERYSATETLKQQGAIYLTAGSRLMSSHGREMLAITADTCGRHDTLGGACAAESNAVRYALDKRPMHSCRDTFLKCLWQYDGGLTKRDLTSNINFFMNVPVTPTGGLQFADGVSAPGKYVEMRAAMDVLCLISNCPQLNNPCNAYNPTPVRLLIWN, from the coding sequence ATGTCCTCCTTCCATCTCGTCGAAAGTCCGCTCGACCCCGGCACCGCCGTGTACGACCACGTTCTTCCCGCAGGCGGGGGCTGGCTGCACCCCATCAGGGCCGGCCAGACCTTCCGCATCCTGGACCTGGAAGGCAACCAGGCCGTGGACACCTTGTTCTACAACGCGCACGACGTCACCGAGCGCTACAGCGCCACCGAAACCCTCAAACAGCAGGGCGCGATCTACCTCACCGCCGGCAGCAGGCTGATGTCCAGCCACGGCCGCGAGATGCTCGCCATCACCGCCGACACCTGCGGCCGCCACGACACTCTGGGCGGCGCCTGCGCGGCCGAGAGCAACGCCGTGCGCTACGCGCTGGACAAACGGCCCATGCATTCCTGCCGCGACACTTTCCTCAAGTGCCTGTGGCAGTACGACGGCGGGCTGACCAAGCGCGACCTGACCAGCAACATCAACTTCTTCATGAACGTGCCGGTCACGCCAACAGGCGGGCTGCAGTTCGCCGACGGCGTGTCGGCGCCGGGCAAGTACGTGGAAATGCGCGCCGCGATGGACGTGCTGTGCCTCATCTCCAACTGCCCGCAGCTCAACAACCCGTGCAACGCCTACAACCCCACGCCCGTGCGCCTGCTGATCTGGAACTGA
- the uca gene encoding urea carboxylase, translating into MFDTVLIANRGAIACRIVRSLKRMGIRAVAVYSEADRDSAHVRMADAAVCIGPGPAAQSYLKAEAILDAARQTGAQAIHPGYGFLSENPDFAAACEDAGIAFIGPTPAQMRAFGLKHTARELARQNGVPLLPGTGLLTDAGHALAEARRIGFPVMLKSTAGGGGIGMQLIWSEDQLQEAYARVDRLARANFKEAGIYLEKYVQAARHIEVQVFGDGAGHVVHLGERDCSVQRRNQKVIEETPAPNLPDAVRQSLCATALRLMRSVNYRNAGTVEYVLDAGTGAFYFLEVNTRLQVEHGVSEEVGGVDLVEWMVRQAAGESPSAGHAHAPRGHSIQVRVYAEDPAKNFQPAAGLLTEVVFPPGVRVETWVETGSEVSAFYDPMLAKLIVHGSDRTDALARMQAALASTRLYGFETNLGYLRQIVADATFVQGRQTTRYLDGLHVLARTVDVLDPGVQTSLQDWPGRLGHWDVGVPPSGPMDALAHRAANRLLDNPADAATLELTLAGPTLRFNTDSVFALTGADMPATLDGQPVAFWRSHAVRTGQVLKLGSAGAAGCRAYLAVAGGFDAPLYLGSRATFTLGQFGGHAGRTLRTGDVLHLSSNPQSQPGCEAAAKARPVYAKQWDIAVRYGPHGAPDFFTDADVAMLFATAWEVHYNSNRTGVRLIGPKPAWVRRDGGEAGLHPSNIHDNAYAVGSIDFTGDMPILLGPDGPSLGGFVCPGVVVAADLWKLGQLRPGNTVRFVPVSLDEAARLEAAQDAALRLLDAPDCLPLDPPLAVAPALESPVVAQMQAPGGTHGRPKFPQPPRGAAAAGQQSGGSPDHPVGVVYRVAGDKNLLVEYGPLVLDLELRLRVHALMQWIEAQHLPGIIDLTPGIRSLQIHYDNRVLPLPDLLQVLQRAEAALPPAEDMEVPSRIVHLPLSWDDPATRLAIEKYMAGVRKDAPWCPSNIEFIRRINGLESVDDVLRTVFEASYLVLGLGDVYLGAPVATPLDPRHRLVTTKYNPARTWTPENAVGIGGAYMCVYGMEGPGGYQFVGRTLQMWNRWRQTPAFTDGKPWLLRFFDQVRFFPVSTEELATIRADFLHGRYELDIREDRFRLADYRRFLANEAESIAAFRARQQQAFAAEREHWAQTGQADWTRDADIGSAGSDSELDLPHGARPVASHVAGSVWKVFAQPGQAVQAGEVLCILESMKMEISVAAPSSGVVERLLCREGGAVSAGQNLLILTET; encoded by the coding sequence ATGTTCGACACCGTCCTGATCGCCAACCGCGGCGCCATCGCCTGCCGCATCGTCCGCAGCCTCAAGCGCATGGGCATCCGTGCCGTGGCGGTGTATTCCGAGGCCGACCGCGACAGCGCCCACGTGCGCATGGCCGACGCCGCCGTGTGCATCGGCCCGGGCCCGGCGGCGCAGAGCTATCTGAAGGCCGAGGCCATCCTCGACGCGGCACGGCAGACCGGGGCGCAGGCCATCCATCCGGGCTACGGTTTCCTGTCGGAGAACCCGGATTTCGCCGCGGCCTGCGAAGACGCGGGCATCGCCTTCATCGGCCCCACGCCGGCGCAGATGCGCGCCTTCGGCCTCAAGCACACGGCGCGTGAACTGGCACGGCAGAACGGCGTGCCGCTGCTGCCGGGAACCGGCTTGCTGACCGACGCCGGCCATGCGCTGGCGGAGGCGCGGCGCATCGGTTTTCCGGTGATGCTCAAGAGCACGGCGGGCGGCGGCGGCATCGGCATGCAGCTGATCTGGAGCGAGGACCAGTTGCAGGAAGCCTATGCCCGGGTCGACCGCCTGGCGCGCGCGAACTTCAAGGAAGCCGGCATCTACCTGGAGAAGTACGTGCAGGCGGCGCGCCACATCGAGGTGCAGGTGTTCGGCGACGGCGCCGGGCATGTGGTGCACCTCGGCGAGCGCGACTGCTCGGTGCAGCGCCGCAACCAGAAGGTGATCGAGGAAACCCCGGCGCCCAACCTGCCGGATGCGGTGCGCCAGTCCCTGTGCGCCACCGCGCTGCGTTTGATGCGCAGCGTGAACTACCGCAACGCCGGCACGGTGGAATACGTGCTCGACGCCGGCACCGGCGCGTTCTACTTCCTCGAGGTCAACACCCGGCTGCAGGTCGAGCATGGCGTGAGCGAGGAGGTCGGCGGCGTGGACCTGGTGGAGTGGATGGTGCGCCAGGCCGCGGGCGAGTCGCCCAGCGCCGGCCATGCGCACGCGCCGCGCGGCCACAGCATCCAGGTGCGGGTGTACGCCGAAGACCCGGCGAAGAACTTCCAGCCCGCCGCCGGCCTGCTCACCGAGGTGGTGTTCCCGCCCGGTGTGCGCGTGGAAACCTGGGTCGAGACCGGTTCCGAGGTCAGCGCGTTTTACGACCCCATGCTGGCCAAGCTCATCGTGCATGGCAGCGACCGCACTGATGCGCTGGCACGCATGCAAGCCGCGCTGGCGAGCACGCGGCTCTACGGCTTCGAGACCAATCTCGGCTATCTGCGGCAGATCGTGGCCGATGCCACCTTCGTGCAGGGGCGCCAGACCACCCGCTATCTCGACGGGCTGCATGTTCTGGCGCGCACGGTGGACGTGCTCGATCCTGGCGTGCAGACCAGCCTGCAAGACTGGCCGGGACGGCTGGGCCATTGGGACGTGGGCGTGCCGCCCTCCGGCCCGATGGACGCGCTGGCGCACCGCGCCGCGAACCGCCTGCTGGACAACCCGGCGGATGCCGCGACGCTGGAACTCACCCTGGCCGGGCCGACCCTGAGGTTCAACACCGACAGCGTGTTCGCGCTCACCGGCGCCGACATGCCCGCGACGCTGGATGGCCAGCCGGTCGCATTCTGGCGCAGCCATGCGGTACGAACTGGCCAAGTGCTCAAGCTCGGCAGCGCAGGCGCTGCGGGTTGTCGCGCCTATCTCGCCGTGGCGGGGGGATTCGATGCGCCGTTGTACCTAGGGAGCCGCGCCACCTTCACCCTCGGCCAGTTCGGCGGCCATGCCGGGCGCACGCTGCGCACCGGGGACGTGCTGCACCTGAGCAGCAATCCGCAATCGCAGCCGGGCTGCGAAGCGGCAGCCAAAGCGCGCCCGGTGTACGCCAAGCAATGGGACATCGCGGTGCGCTACGGCCCGCACGGCGCGCCGGACTTTTTCACCGACGCCGACGTGGCCATGCTGTTCGCCACCGCCTGGGAGGTGCACTACAACTCCAACCGCACCGGCGTGCGCCTCATCGGCCCCAAGCCCGCGTGGGTGCGGCGCGACGGTGGCGAAGCCGGGCTGCATCCGTCCAACATCCACGACAACGCCTATGCCGTGGGCAGCATCGACTTCACCGGCGACATGCCCATCCTGCTCGGTCCCGACGGCCCCAGCCTGGGCGGCTTCGTCTGCCCCGGCGTGGTGGTCGCCGCCGACCTGTGGAAGCTGGGCCAGCTGCGCCCCGGCAACACGGTGCGCTTCGTGCCGGTGAGCCTGGACGAAGCCGCCAGGCTGGAAGCCGCGCAGGATGCGGCACTGCGCCTGCTGGATGCGCCCGACTGCCTCCCTCTCGATCCACCACTGGCCGTCGCCCCGGCGCTGGAGTCGCCCGTCGTCGCGCAAATGCAAGCGCCTGGGGGAACGCACGGCCGCCCGAAGTTTCCCCAACCCCCTCGGGGGGCGGCTGCTGCAGGGCAGCAGTCTGGGGGCTCTCCTGATCATCCGGTCGGTGTGGTGTATCGCGTGGCCGGCGACAAGAATCTGCTGGTGGAATACGGTCCGCTGGTGCTCGATCTGGAATTGCGCCTGCGGGTGCATGCGCTGATGCAATGGATCGAGGCACAGCACCTGCCCGGCATCATCGACCTCACCCCCGGCATCCGTTCGCTGCAGATTCATTACGACAACCGCGTGCTGCCCTTGCCCGATTTGCTGCAGGTCTTGCAACGTGCCGAGGCCGCCTTGCCACCCGCCGAGGATATGGAGGTGCCCTCGCGCATCGTCCATCTGCCGCTGAGCTGGGACGACCCCGCCACCCGCCTGGCCATCGAGAAATACATGGCCGGCGTGCGCAAGGACGCGCCGTGGTGCCCGAGCAATATCGAGTTCATCCGCCGCATCAACGGGCTGGAGTCGGTGGACGACGTGCTGCGCACCGTGTTCGAGGCCAGCTATCTGGTGCTGGGCCTGGGCGACGTGTACCTGGGCGCGCCGGTGGCCACGCCGCTGGACCCGCGCCACCGCCTCGTCACCACCAAGTACAACCCGGCGCGCACCTGGACGCCGGAGAACGCCGTGGGCATCGGCGGCGCCTACATGTGCGTCTACGGCATGGAAGGCCCCGGCGGCTACCAGTTCGTCGGCCGCACCCTGCAGATGTGGAACCGCTGGCGCCAGACACCCGCGTTCACCGATGGCAAGCCCTGGCTGCTGCGCTTTTTCGACCAGGTGCGCTTCTTCCCGGTGAGCACCGAAGAGCTGGCCACCATCCGCGCCGACTTCCTGCATGGCCGCTACGAACTCGACATCCGCGAAGACCGCTTCCGCCTGGCCGACTACCGTCGCTTCCTCGCCAACGAGGCCGAGAGCATTGCGGCCTTTCGCGCCAGGCAGCAGCAGGCTTTCGCTGCGGAACGCGAGCATTGGGCGCAAACCGGCCAGGCCGACTGGACTCGCGATGCCGACATCGGAAGCGCCGGCAGCGACAGCGAACTCGACCTGCCCCACGGCGCCCGCCCGGTGGCCAGCCATGTCGCGGGCAGTGTGTGGAAGGTGTTTGCCCAACCTGGCCAGGCCGTGCAAGCCGGTGAGGTGTTGTGCATCCTGGAATCGATGAAGATGGAAATCAGCGTGGCCGCGCCGTCCAGCGGCGTGGTCGAGCGCCTGCTGTGCCGCGAAGGCGGGGCGGTGAGCGCCGGACAAAACCTGTTGATCTTGACGGAGACCTGA